ttctatggCTTctattcttctttatttcacaaTTACAGTTTCCTCTCACAATCTGTCAACATTACTAGAAAACCTTCAATTCAATCAAATCAACCCTAGATCATTTATATTGTGTCAAGGAGGGCTGAGATGGGAAAAGCAGAGACATGGAAAAAGCAAGGGCAGGAAAGGCGTGTGGGTAGATGAGAGACTAAAATCGAATGAGtgtcagaaagaaaaatggTTGTGGTAAAAAGTCAAGTGCAgcatacaaatacatatactGTTCCACCAAGAATACTCAATTACTTTCACCTCTTAAGTATTCTCttgcttttttctttgcaaCCCACGACTCCCTCGCGTGTTGGGTCTGCCTCCAGGCATCACCGTTCTGCTTTCTCTGACTGTCTTCATGCTGATGGTTGCAGAGATTATGCCCGCCACTTCTGATTCTGTTCCACTGATTGgtcagttgttttctttctatgcATACGTGTTTATCTGTTTGGGAGTTTGGTTGCTTTTTGGGAGCACACACATGTTCGTAGTATAAAGATTGTCAGCACCCTAATGAGTGAAATGTGTGCTGTCATAGGTCAGTACTTTGCCAGCACCATGGTAATTGTTGGGATGTCAGTAGTAGCCACAGTCATTGTCCTCCAGTTCCATCACCACAGCCCTGACAGCGGACACATGCCACATTGGGTGAGCTATAATAAATTATgcaataataaaacagatttatggAGCAATGTGAACAATActtaaaacaaaattacaacatAAATCCGAACCAGACTATACCTGctacagtaaaattaaataccaaataaaacatcataGCTTAAAATACAATGTTTTAAACTACTGAATAAAATAAGAGGGACACAGTCTTTTAGATCTCAGACTACATGAAGATTAGTAAGGAATTAACAGTAACATGTCTCAGTGTCTGGCTGAAATGTTCCATTTTAATATAAATCCTAAGCTGGACAGGCAGCCAGTGCAGAAACgtaattactttttaattatcCCATTTTTTACTACAGTCTAATGTCTTTCAGCTACGGGTTTTGTACAACATGTAGCACGTCTAAGGTTTTGTGGTTGAGATAGATGAAAACTGCATTGCATTAATCTAGATGTAATGTAATTAAGAGTTGTactgtggaaatgtgtttgCCTCTTAAACCAAACATGAACTAATCTGGTTTTAATATATGTAGAAACAAGGATGATATTGAGTGAAAAAGTGTGTAACATTTAAGATGAGCTCCAAACTAATACTAGGACTTGAGGTTTACAGAGGTTGAATGTTTACGATCATCTAGTACAGCTGCTGTCATTATACTTTGTCCTCTTATCTACCAGGTGCACTTGGTTCTGCTGCAGTGGGTTCCATGGTTCCTACGTATGAAGCGCCCAGGGGAGGGAGTGGACCCAACTCTTTCCAATAGCCAGGCAGACTGTCAGAGCAAGACCCTTTCCTCTCctaccaccaccactactaccactaccatCCCCACCCCAGTGCCCTCTGTCTTTCCCCAGAACCTCAGCTCCCTGCAGGCCAGCCTCAACCAGCTCAGCCACCCTCTGCCACATCCACCACATCCCAGGCCCAACTCTCAGGTTGTTATTCTCCCTAATTCTAGCCCCAGAGATCCCAACCCACACCCTCAGCCTAATGGTCATCTGCCTTACATGGGCTATCAGACTTTCCAGACCACGGCTGAATTGGAGCCGGTTCAGAGGAGCAGGGCCACTAGTCATGGAAGGATTAACAttggagaggaaagagagggagcagcagtagcagtagtagcagtaggAGGAGGCGCAGCTGGAGATACACCCGTCCATCGTCAACTCCCATCCTCCAAGTTTGGGAGCACTCTACATGAACCTCCAGCATCTCCAGACCCTGATCCATCGGCTGTCTCCTCTGTACACTGTGTTTTAGAGGCTGGGGTTGGAACAGGGAGATCAGCTGCCATGCATACCCAAAGCGGTGTGGTTCGTTCCGTGGCAGTGGACAACCAGCTGCAGGCCCTTCTGGTGGAGGTGCAGTTCCTAGTCGAACGTGTTCGGGAGCAGGACCGGCAGCTGAGTTTGGCAGAGCAGTGGCAGTTTGCTGCAGCTGTCATCGATCGCCTGTGTCTAGTGGGATTCAGTGTCTTCAACATTATCTGCACCATTGCTATTCTCATGGCTGCACCCAACTTTGGAGAAGCATTATCCAAAGACTTCCTTTGAgaggttaaaaataaagattttataGCGATATGAATAATACAGATAATGATTTGTTGGAAGCACAATTGCTGTTGAAGATACTGGGACATATGACAAATATTTCCTATTCAGTAAGACAAAGTGCACTGGGACACCTGAAGTGAACTATCACTTCCTGATAGAGTATTTGGATCATGTTCACTTTTACAGTCTTTCCACAGTGGTTTCTGTGGCTGTTTCAACAGTATTTGGATGATGGTttgtgaaatacaacaaaatgaactgtgaatattttttaggtttaaagataaaacaagGAATGAACTGTTTTGTGATCCTAACGGAAAAATCATCCTATAATTTGTGTGCACACTGAGAAGCATGacaaaatatgtaaagtgaATGTTCTAAAAGGGGATGCAACATTAAGTTGCTCAGTAGAAACTCTGACTACTGATGTGCTGCATGAAGACGACGGAGCTTTTATCACTCAAGCAGGATTCAGGCGCAGTTTAAAAGTTTCATGGAtacattaaaactgaatttttaaTGGTCTTCTATAGTATGTCAGTGGAGATGCTAACGCAGCTTTTTGAAAACAGGATggactgttttctctctgctatATTGTGTGCTTACACCTTCTTACCAAATATAAATCATACTGTAGTATTCTCATTTTGTCACGTCTGAGAATTTTTTCTCTAGGACGTAGCAGTTTCAAAAATGTTCAATTTAACTGggcttttcaaatgttttgtgttcaaGTGTTCAAATAATGTTACAAGGTACAGTCATTGTGATCAGTACCTTTCCCACATGGATACTGAAAAATCTGgctttctttcatttctggCCCGtaagagaaatatttaaaaatgtcagattGTATTCACAGTTGAGAACATTGTTGTCTGTCTTTGGCGGCCTCACTGAGAAGAACTCACATCCTGTCAGCTTTCCAAAAATCATTTCATAAGACTTACCTTATAAACACACGCACCTCATACACTTGTGAATTTGaatgtaacacaaacatttctcagaGGTGTTAATCACTCAAATGCAAATTGCTTGCGACAAACTTAGCAGTAGACctgagagaaaaacatcttttgtACTCTCTCGACATGCATCCGATTTTCTATTCTCTGGCTTGCCTCCCCTGATCGATGTTTCAAAAAGGATGCAGAAACAGAAGGCAGGAGGAGTTAAGGACAGGAATACGAGCAAGGCAGAGGTAATGAAGCACAGCAATAAAGGGGGCGAAAAGCTGAacgagacagaaacagagatgaaCGGTGGGCTTTGCCGAGGCACAGGGGTGGTGGAGGAtgcagaatgaaagagaagacCGAAGGAACACGgtggagagaaactgagagTGAGGCGGAAATGTGCTGAGAAAGCAAATAGGGACCAATAAAGTTTTCAGCCGATTTCTCATTAATGAGAGAGGGGCAGGGGGACAGCGAGAGGAGAGACAGTATCTCCTCTGGGATACTTAGACCAGCAGTTAGGGATCATTGACTATATATTATAAATTGGCAGAGCATGTCTTTATCAGAAATATGGAACAGATGTTGGCAAATATTCCCATGTTAAATgatttagtatttaaaaaatgcaaacactttGAGATGAATGAATTTAACTAATTGGTGTTTTGGCACGACGAGCCGTGTTTTCAGCCCTAATGCTATTAGTGTgcaatacagtacagtgtgtactgcCAGGGTAGTTCATGGTACGTTTCAGTGACCTACTGCACTCCTTTTGGTTATATGACTGGCAGGGACGCTGAGAGAAGCAATACAGTGCAGGTAATAAAACAAAGATCCTCTTCTCCACCAGTGACTCAGTCATCGCTCTGCTCTGTGCTGACAGCTCCTGCAGAAAGGAAGCAATCCAACCCATACAAAACAGAGGAGCATGCAGCAAGCAGGACGGGGGACTGCAGAAAACAGGTCTTTGGTACCCAAAGGCCACTACTATGTGTGACTGCACTTGTCGCACAAAttcacgcacacatacacagacacacagagcagcatgaGCACAACCTGCTCACACATCAAGTGGGAAAGACAAGATCCTGCTGCAGACCTAATGCAGTAAACCCACATGCACCTGAAGCTCGGTTCATACCAGTCACTTGCAGttccatttaaaatgtcaaacaactactgaaaagaaaaaaagaagccaTGACCACATAATATTACAGTTTAATAGTAAAAAGaattgagagagagagttttatCCACAGCTAAACAGTATAGTTATAGGTTAGAATTGAGAAATGAATATCAATATCTGCAGCAAAACCTACTGCTTCACAGACGTCTGATAACTTGCAAAATGTCTTTCAGGACACGTCTCTGGCCcagagatatttgctattcAAAATTCAGTTGTCCCAAGATTTTATCCCACACCACCAGCAGTCAATAGCTTTTAATTACTGGCTGCAGACATTCGATGCAGGTTGATATGGAATGACCATTTCACTGCCTTGGGGTAATTGTCTCCCACATCTCATTAAAAGACTTGGAGTtggggagagaagagaaggtcagtgaggagagagggaaaaaagaaaatgtgggtACACGAGGGAGAGTGGGAGAATGCGTGTAAAATCATCTCTACAGGATAAAGCTCTTGTGTGCAACTTCATAATTTTGGCAGTCTTGACTCTGAGCTCCCACGTACTGGTAATGCCTTAGGTTccaatgcacatacacaaaaacgAATGAAAAAATAACTTCATCAATAAATTggtttatttaaaagaatatgTTACAATTTGTTACAGTAAGCAACGTAACCAAACActtaaattgtacatttcaaCATGTCAAAAGACCCTGCAGGTTGTCAATCTCCATCCTCTTAGTGTGACTCTTCAAAAGCTCTGgtgaaaaaaagtttttgaatTTAACACTGTATCTTACggaaataaataatatgtgtCTCttgacagaatgagagagagaaagacagaaaggtaAGAGAAAAGAATGCACACACTTGAAGATGAGCAGATGAGACAATGCCAGACATGGTTCAGCAAATAGACAAGAATCCTGGGAAATGCGTTTGAATGTACAATCCTAAAGGCCAATCTCTCAATTCAGGCCTCAACACATTCAAATTAAACTTCTTTACACACCCACCGAGGCCTCTAGAAGCTCATTAATCACCCAAATTGGCTTTTGAGATAAGTGCAATCATTATAACAAACACTTTTAGTAAAAGCCATGGTTCAGAATGTGACTCAAAAATACCAAAAATGTTCTCACTATAAGACAAACATGAGAAGGGGCTGGATGTTGGAATTTGTTCTGATAAGATTCAGTGGTCAGAATCAGTGGCTTCATAATGTGATCATATTATCTTGTCTTAAGTCAGGTCCTACAAAACCTTTAGTGAATTAGCTCagctgtttatatatatatatgatgttgATGAGGGATGCAAGTTGCCCTTTTTGCTAAGAAACCCTTTCTCCACTTAACCTGAATCTGTAGAGCATGAGTGTTTTTTTCTACACAAACTAAAAtgattaatacacacacaccaaaaaacaaacaaacaaataaacaaaaaaaaatcacagccaGCCATAAGGCAGGTAAGAAGAGAAGGACCCCTGCTGTTTTGTCAAGGTACTACGCTGCCACTTGTCTGAGCCCTCAACACCACTGCTGCTCTACAGTGACCTCAAAATGCCTGCATGGAGAGTTTACATAATACTATTAATTCATAAGTTAAATGCATGGCTCTGAACACACATCATTCAACAACACCGTACATAACTATACTGTCGTCAGTGAAAAAGgaatgaaaactaaacaaatctAAGCTTTTCCAGCATTATTCACACTATCTGCTTCTAAGGTTACATAGGCCACATTTTGAGGTTGTTAATACTGTCTGATAAAGTGCAACAATAGTTTTAAGTTTAATATCTTCCTGCCCATGTGTCAAACAATCACCGCTGATTGCTTTGTGCACCCACATCTATGGATGAAAAATATAACAGTCCtacaaaatgtctttctttctgccttctCTTATTCATTACATTATAATGTTGATAGTTTTCTTCTATAAATGCAGATTTAGCTtcaaatgtatgaaaatgtatgtattaaGCTGTGCCTTACATCCTGGGGAACTCTCTCTGGTTGGCCCTGCACCTTCTGGGACCCCCTGCAACTATAGTCAGTATGCACATATACACTTGGTGGTTCATGTCTTCTTTGAAAGCTGCACTTTTAAAGAAGAAAGTGCTGCTCTAACCGGTAAATTGAGAAGCTTAGGGTCTTTCTGTGGTCAGTCCACCGCAGATTGAAGCTAACGGCTTTCACTTTCCCTTCTTAGTCCACCATGAATTCCTTCTTTGCTTTCGTTTTCCTTTCCCAAAGTGGAGAAAACCTCGTCATTTGCACGTCACATTCCATTTTAAGCCCCTGCCAATAAGACAAAGGCTTGCATGAATCCAGGACTTCAAGTTTACAGACAAAGCTCTGCTTAATGCATGGTTATGATGTGCTGAATTCAAGAGTTCTGGTTCATTTGTCTGTGGCTTTTTATGctcctgtttatttgttttgttcatatgCAGATGCTTGTTGGTTTGCATGTATTGGTGGAAGCTTCTCCGGACGTTGTAGATGGAGGGCACAGATGACCACTGTAGTTAATAGCTGAGTGTTGCTGGGTGTGGGTCTAGATGAGGACCAAAACTGAGCCGAGGGGGATGATGACGGTGTGTAATTAAGAGGTAACAATCTCCCTTCCTAGGTGCCCCCATCCCTTCTGAGCCTCAGCAGCTGGAAAATATTCTGCAACAGAAAACACCATCAGGACAAAGACActcaaaacacagagagacagacaaagacacagaagcagAGAAATTCAGCCAGGTTTTTACTGGATCATAGTCTGGACAGAGGCAGGCAAAGCCTTACCTTGCCACACATACCATCTTTACTGCAGTTCTTATTGTCCTTGTCTGTAGCCTCCTCTTCCACCtgtagacacaaacacatcagctaTGAGTAAAGAACACCAGTAAATGGCTTTTAATAGAGTCAGTAAGTAAGTAGATGGTCAGCACCTCCTTGCTCCACTTCAGCTCACAGAAGACCCTCTCGAAGCATTCATGCATGTAATTaaactgagaacaaagaaagaaacatggaTTTCAATTAAAAAAGATACAttgatttatgtaaataaattaagCGCAaatagatttgacatgttttctgGTCAACAGTTGAATAACATTCACGCAGCATATATCCTGTAAATTTCAAGAAGATTTGAAGCAGAAGGAAGCACCTTCACATCCCTCTTAACACATTCAAGGTTGCTACTTAACACCTTTTATCATGTctaatcaaaatcaaacaacaatTTAGGACCATTTAAATCCTTCTGGTCTCCAGTGTTTGTCTGTTAACTGCTAAGAGACAAGAAATGTGTGACCGAAGTTTTGGATGAACTAAACACAGGACCAACAATGTCTTGAATGAGCTTTAGATGTGGTGGTAGCCAGATTCTTTCTCCAGTATTTATGCTAAAGTAAGATAATCAGCCACTCAAAGCACCCTCATAAATcatcaaaaacaaagaaacaaaaccaacaatacaTATCTGTTGTGTTATGagtgtaaaaaatatttatagtaAAGAATTACATCAGtgagctgtgttttctttggggTGCTTTAAT
This genomic stretch from Anabas testudineus chromosome 16, fAnaTes1.2, whole genome shotgun sequence harbors:
- the LOC113170331 gene encoding neuronal acetylcholine receptor subunit alpha-7-like, with the protein product MWQAVALWLLILATLLQVSVQGPHQRFLLRELLRDYNRMERPVANDSQALIVHFSFTLMQVMDVDEKNQILTTNAWLQMQWYDHYLQWNQSEYPGVKNLRFTPDQVWTPDILLYNSAHDKFDATFKTNVLVNSSGFCEYLPPGIFISTCNVDVRWFPFDIQRCELKFGSWTFDGWLLDIQMKEADVSGYMPNGEWDLLEVPGGRHEVFYDCCAEPYPDVTFVVTLRRRTLFYALNLLIPCVLLSSMTLLVFLLPANSGEKISLGITVLLSLTVFMLMVAEIMPATSDSVPLIGQYFASTMVIVGMSVVATVIVLQFHHHSPDSGHMPHWVHLVLLQWVPWFLRMKRPGEGVDPTLSNSQADCQSKTLSSPTTTTTTTTIPTPVPSVFPQNLSSLQASLNQLSHPLPHPPHPRPNSQVVILPNSSPRDPNPHPQPNGHLPYMGYQTFQTTAELEPVQRSRATSHGRINIGEEREGAAVAVVAVGGGAAGDTPVHRQLPSSKFGSTLHEPPASPDPDPSAVSSVHCVLEAGVGTGRSAAMHTQSGVVRSVAVDNQLQALLVEVQFLVERVREQDRQLSLAEQWQFAAAVIDRLCLVGFSVFNIICTIAILMAAPNFGEALSKDFL